A region from the Triticum urartu cultivar G1812 unplaced genomic scaffold, Tu2.1 TuUngrouped_contig_5392, whole genome shotgun sequence genome encodes:
- the LOC125529160 gene encoding plasma membrane ATPase-like, with translation MAAAAAEGLERIKNEAVDLENIPVEEVFENLQCSSAGLTSKDGQDRIAVFGPNKLEEKKESEILKFLGFMWNPLSWVMEVAAIMAIALANGGGRPPDWQDFVGIIALLLLNSTISYIEESNAGSSAKALMANLAPKTKVLRDGKWSEQDASILVPGDIISIKLGDIVPADARLLLEGDPLKIDQSALTGESLPVTKNPGDSVYSGSTCKQGEIEAVVIATGVHTFFGKAAHLVDSTNQVGHFQKVLRAIGNFCIGAIAIGMIVEIIVMYFIQHRRYRDGIDNLLVLLIGGIPIAMPTVLSVTMAIGSHRLSKQGAITKRMTAIEEMAGMDVLCSDKTGTLTLNKLSVDRNLIEVFAAGVAKDEVLLFAAMASRVENQDAIDAAMVGMLADPKEARAGIQEMHFLPFNPVDKRTALTYQDTTDGTWHRVSKGAPEQILELCNCRDDVKNKAHAIIDKYAERGLRSLAVARQEVPERNKDSSGGPWEFVGLLPLLDPPRHDSAETIKQALNLGVNVKMITGDQLAIAKETGRRLGMGTNMYPSSALLGQSVDESIVSLPVDELIEKADGFAGVFPEHKYEIVKKLQQMKHICGMTGDGVNDAPALKKADIGIAVADATDAARSASDIVLTEPGLSVIISAVLTSRAIFQRMKNYTIYAVSITIRIVLGFMLIALIWKFDFSPFMILVIAILNDGTIMTISKDRVKPSPHPDSWKLPEIFITGIVYGAYLAVTTVVFFFAMTSTDFFSEKFHVRSLRGNKDAMMSALYLQVSIISQALIFVTRSRRWCFQERPGLWLCFAFVVAQIIATVIAVYCNLPFAHIRGIGWGWAGVIWLYSIITFIPLDLFKFAIGYALSGKAWDTLFENKIAFTNKKDYGKEKRELQWATAQRTLHGLPTADPASTPQERSNYGELSEMAEQAKRRAEMARLRELSTLKG, from the exons atggcggcggcggcggccgaagGTCTGGAGCGGATCAAGAACGAGGCCGTCGACTTG GAGAACATCCCTGTGGAGGAGGTGTTCGAGAACCTCCAGTGCAGCTCGGCAGGCCTCACCTCCAAGGATGGCCAGGACCGCATCGCCGTCTTCGGCCCCAACAAACTCGAAGAGAAAAAG GAGAGCGAGATCCTCAAGTTCCTGGGGTTCATGTGGAACCCGCTGTCGTGGGTGATGGAGGTGGCGGCCATCATGGCCATCGCGCTGGCCAACGGCGGCGGCAGGCCGCCGGACTGGCAGGACTTCGTCGGCATCATCGCGCTGCTCCTGCTCAACTCCACCATCTCCTACATCGAGGAGAGCAACGCCGGCAGCTCGGCCAAGGCGCTCATGGCCAACCTCGCCCCCAAGACCAAGGTGCTCCGCGACGGCAAGTGGAGCGAGCAGGACGCATCCATCCTCGTGCCCGGCGACATCATCAGCATCAAGCTCGGTGACATAGTCCCCGCCGATGCGCGCCTCCTGCTCGAGGGAGACCCGCTCAAGATCGACCAGTCGGCGCTCACGGGCGAGTCGCTGCCGGTGACCAAGAACCCCGGCGACAGCGTCTACTCGGGGTCCACGTGCAAGCAGGGCGAGATCGAGGCCGTCGTCATCGCCACCGGCGTGCACACCTTCTTCGGCAAGGCGGCGCACCTCGTCGACAGCACAAACCAGGTCGGCCACTTCCAGAAGGTGCTCCGCGCCATTGGTAACTTCTGCATCGGCGCCATCGCCATCGGCATGATCGTCGAGATCATCGTCATGTACTTCATCCAGCACCGCCGGTACCGCGACGGCATTGACAACCTCCTTGTGCTTCTCATCGGCGGCATCCCGATCGCGATGCCCACGGTGCTGTCGGTCACCATGGCTATCGGCTCCCACCGGCTGTCGAAGCAGGGCGCCATCACCAAGCGCATGACGGCCATCGAGGAGATGGCCGGCATGGACGTGCTCTGCAGCGACAAGACGGGCACGCTCACCCTCAACAAGCTCAGCGTCGACCGCAACCTCATCGAGGTGTTCGCCGCGGGCGTCGCCAAGGACGAGGTGTTGCTTTTCGCCGCCATGGCATCCAGGGTGGAGAACCAGGATGCCATCGACGCTGCCATGGTCGGCATGCTCGCCGACCCAAAGGAGGCCAGAGCTGGCATCCAGGAGATGCACTTTCTCCCCTTCAACCCCGTCGACAAGCGCACCGCGCTCACCTACCAGGACACCACCGACGGCACGTGGCACCGTGTCAGCAAGGGTGCTCCCGAGCAGATATTGGAACTGTGCAACTGCAGAGACGATGTCAAGAACAAGGCGCACGCCATCATCGACAAGTACGCCGAGCGCGGCCTCCGGTCCCTCGCGGTGGCCAGGCAGGAGGTGCCGGAGAGGAACAAGGACAGCTCCGGAGGGCCATGGGAGTTCGTCGGGCTTCTGCCGCTCCTCGACCCGCCCAGGCACGACAGCGCCGAGACGATCAAGCAGGCGCTCAATCTCGGCGTCAACGTCAAGATGATCACCGGCGATCAGCTGGCCATCGCCAAGGAGACGGGCAGGAGGCTCGGCATGGGCACCAACATGTACCCCTCGTCCGCCCTGCTCGGCCAGAGCGTCGACGAGTCCATCGTGTCGCTCCCCGTTGACGAGCTCATCGAGAAGGCCGATGGCTTCGCCGGTGTCTTTCCCGAGCACAAGTACGAGATCGTCAAGAAGCTGCAGCAGATGAAGCACATCTGCGGGATGACTGGGGACGGCGTGAACGACGCGCCAGCTTTGAAGAAGGCCGACATTGGCATCGCCGTGGCCGACGCCACCGACGCCGCCAGGAGCGCATCGGACATCGTGCTGACCGAGCCGGGGCTCAGCGTCATCATCAGCGCCGTGCTGACTAGCCGTGCCATATTCCAGAGGATGAAGAACTACACC ATTTACGCGGTGTCCATCACTATCCGTATAGTG CTAGGGTTTATGCTGATCGCGCTGATTTGGAAGTTTGATTTCTCGCCGTTTATGATCCTGGTCATCGCCATTCTGAACGACG GCACAATCATGACCATCTCCAAGGACAGAGTGAAGCCATCCCCACACCCAGATAGCTGGAAGCTGCCGGAGATCTTCATCACCGGCATCGTCTACGGCGCCTACCTTGCCGTCACgaccgtggtcttcttcttcgccATGACCAGCACCGACTTCTTCAGC GAGAAGTTCCACGTGCGTTCGCTAAGGGGCAACAAGGACGCGATGATGTCTGCCCTCTACCTTCAAGTGAGCATTATTAGCCAGGCCCTCATCTTCGTCACCCGGTCGCGCCGCTGGTGCTTCCAGGAGCGCCCGGGGCTCTGGCTCTGCTTCGCCTTCGTCGTCGCGCAGATC ATTGCCACCGTCATCGCCGTGTACTGCAACTTGCCATTTGCGCACATCCGAGGCATCGGCTGGGGCTGGGCCGGCGTGATCTGGCTCTACAGCATCATCACCTTCATCCCCTTGGACCTCTTCAAGTTCGCCATCGGCTACGCGCTCAGCGGCAAGGCATGGGACACCCTCTTCGAGAACAAG ATCGCCTTCACGAACAAGAAGGACTACGGGAAGGAGAAGCGGGAGCTGCAGTGGGCGACGGCGCAGCGGACGCTGCACGGCCTGCCGACGGCGGACCCGGCCAGCACGCCGCAGGAGAGGAGCAACTACGGCGAGCTCTCGGAGATGGCCGAGCAGGCCAAGCGCCGGGCGGAGATGGCGAGGCTGCGCGAGCTCAGCACGCTCAAGGGG